CCAGATAGCCGCCCGACTTCAACTGCACCACCGGATTGTACATGGCCGCGAGTTGATCCTCGACGCTCGCCCGCTGGAACAGCGACACCGCGTCGGCATATTGCTTCACCCGCCGCGCATGGCTGGGCATCAGCAGCTTCATGAAGTCCTTGGCGGCCCGATATCCGTCCTCGCCCTCGACGATGACTTCCTCGATATCCTTGTTGTAGATGTCGCGGATCGCCCGCTTGATAAGGTCGCTGTCATTGTGGATCAGCGCGGGGGCGGCGGATTGCAGCGTATTCTCGCGAATCTCGTCCCACAGGCGCGCCAGATAGTCGAAGTCGCGCTTGATCTCGGTCTTGGTGCGTTGCAGCCCCGCCGTGCGGACGATGCAGCCCATGGTGGAGGGCAGCGCCATGTCGGCGATGATGGACTTCAGCCGCTTGCGGTCGGCGGCGTTGCTGATCTTGCGCGAAATGCCGCCGCCATGCGACGTGTTGGGCATCAGCACGCAGTAACGGCCCGCGAGGCTGAGATAGGTGGTCAGCGCCGCGCCCTTGTTGCCGCGCTCTTCCTTGACGACCTGGACCAGCAGCACCTGGCGGCGCTTGATGACGTCCTGGATCTTGTAGCGGCGGCGCAGCGCCATGCGCTTGCGGCGCAGTTCGTCGGCGGCATCGTCGCCGCCACGGCCCCGGCCGCGCCCCCGGCGTCCCGGCTTTTCGCCGCCTTCGCCGCTCCCTTCGCCATGGTCCGCGTCCTCGCCGCCTTCCTCATCCTCATGATGGGTCGCGACGACGACTTCCACGCCGTCCTCGCCGGTCAGGCCCTCTTCATCCTCGTCGACCTCGGCGCGCAGCGCGGCCTCTTCCTCGGCATGGGCGCGTTCCTCGCGCAGCAGGGCTTCGCGGTCTTCGCGCGGGATCTGGTAATAGTCGGGATGGATTTCCGAAAAGGCGAGGAAGCCGTGGCGGTTGCCGCCATAATCCACGAACGCCGCCTGAAGCGACGGTTCCACGCGGGTGACCTTGGCGAGATAGATATTGCCCTTGAGCTGTTTGTGCTCGGCGGACTCGAAATCAAACTCCTCGATCCGGTTTCCCTTGACGACCGCGACCCGGGTTTCTTCCCGGTGGCGCGCATCGATCAGCATACGCATTGTCATTTATAGTTCTCCGGCGTCGGCGGCCTGCGGCACTGGGCCGGGCCGCCACGCGATAGTGAAGGGACGGCAGCGCGCGCGCCGGAAAGGGCGCGAGGTGCTGCATCGTCCGGTTTTGAAGGAAATCATGTGTGTCTGCTGCGTCGGCATGGCCGGACAATGTGCCGGGCCGGTCCATCCGCGCCGCATCGCCCGTTGCCGGGTTCAGCGGGGAATGGAAAACATGCCTCATGCAGCGTCAACCTGTTCGACCACCGGACCGTGCGGGAATGCGCGCCGATGGGTGCAAAAATGTCCCGAAGGGATGGACGCCATATGGCGCTCCTTTCGGGAATATGAATGGGTAGCAGCCAATGCGCCACTGGGCAACGGCTGCCGGAAATATTCTTGCTGTGGCAGATATTTCGGCTTCGTCACTAGCGCCATCATGCTGAAGAAGACGTTAACCGTCTCATTTTACGGTGGGACAAGGCATGATGCTTAATGACCGATTCAGCGTGGGGACGCGTTGGACGGATTATCGTCATGATATTTGGCTGGACGGCCAATGCGGCGGCGTTGCACAAGCGGCGCATGTTGCAGAGCCTTGCCCTGGCAAGCGCGATCCTCGCGCCGACCCCCGGTTTCGCGGGCGGCATCTCCGCCGTCGATGTGCAGGGCGACCGCGTCGTCGTGCGTTTCGACGATCGGGTGGAAGGCGCATCGGCCTTCCTGCTCGACGGGCCGCGCCGCCTCGCGCTCGACATCAGCGGGGCGCAGGCGGGACGCGGGCAATCCTTCGCGGGCGGCCATGCGGCGGTCGCCGCCGTGCGGCAGGGGCAGTTGAACGAAGCCACCGCCCGCGTCGTGCTCGATCTCACGATGCCCGCCACGCTCGACGATCCGCGGATCTCGCCGGACGGCAAATCGCTCAGCTTCTCGCTTCAGGGCCTGTCGGACAGCGCCTTCCGCACGGCGATGGGCCGGGGGCGGGTCCAGTTCGGCGCGCCTGCGAACATGAGCGCGCGGCCCCGCCAGCGCATCCACAGCATCACCGTGCCGATCCCGCCCGCCGCCAGGGGCGTGGCGCTGCCGCCGATCGAGGGGTCGCGCGACGGTTCGCGGCCGCTGGTGGTGATCGACGCGGGGCATGGCGGCCATGATCCGGGCGCGATCAACCCGCAGACGGGGAAGCGGGAGAAGGACGTGACGCTCGCCATCGCGCAGGCGATCCGCGACGAACTGGTGAAGGCGGGGCGGGTGCGGGTGGCGCTGACCCGCGACGATGATCGCTTCCTGGTGTTGCAGGAACGCTATGGCATCGCGCGCAAGCTGAACGCCGATCTCTTCATTTCCGTCCATGCCGATTCGGCGGAGAATGACACGGCGCGCGGGGCGACGGTCTATACCCTGTCCGAAACCGCCTCCGACCGCGAGGCCGCCCGCCTGGCCGCGCGGGAGAACAAGGCCGACATCATCAACGGCGTGAACCTGGGCGGGCAGAGCAGCGACGTGTCCTCGATCCTCATCGACCTGACGCAGCGCGAATCCATGAACATCTCATCGAACTTCGCGCGGTTGTTGCAGCGGGAGGCGTCGCCCTATGTGCCCTTCCGCAGCGCCTATCACCGCTTTGCCTCCCTCATGGTTTTGAAGGCGCCCGACACGCCGTCGGTATTGTTCGAGACGGGCTATATCAGCAATGCGGAGGACTCCGCCTTCCTCTCCTCGAAGGACGGGCAAAGCCGCATCGCCAAGGGGGTCGCCCGCGCCATCGAGGTACATTTCGCCCGCAAGCTCGCCCTGCGCGGCAGCGGGACAGGGGGTTAATCCGCCGATCGGTGCTGGCGTTGCGCGCATTTTGACCGTAGAGCCTGCTCCATCATGGAAGAGGCTCGCCCCGAAAACGCCGCACCGTCGTCCTTCGCCTATCGCCTGCGCCGGGAAGCGGGCGGCGCCAGGGACCGTTTCAGCCGGATCTGGCGCCCGCTCTGGGGCCGCCGCCTGTTTCGCTGGGGCGCGATCCTGCTCGGCGGCTTCCTGCTGGCGATATTCCTTTTCTGGCTGATCTTCGCGCGCGGGCTGCCTGACGCCGCGACCCTGCTGGAATATGAGCCGCCGCTGCCCACCATCGTGCGCGACATCAACGGCCAGCCGGTCCACAGCTATGCCCGCGAGCGGCGCGTGCAATTGCAATATAGCGATTATCCGCCGCTCCTCATCCGCGCCTATCTGGCCGCGGAGGACAAGACCTTCTTCGAGCATCATGGCGTCGACATCCCCGGCTTCGCGGGCGCGGTGATCGACTATGCGAGCAAGCTGGGCTCGGGCCAGCGCGCGCGGGGCGGCTCCACCATCACGCAGCAGGTGGCGAAGAACCTGCTGATCGGCGACGAATATTCGCCGACGCGCAAGGTGAAGGAGATGATCCTCGCCTATCGCATGGAAAATGTACTGTCGAAGCAGCAGATACTGGAACTCTACCTCAACCAGATATTCCTCGGCCGCAACGCCTATGGCGTGCAGGCGGCGTCCCGCGCCTATTTCGACAAGGACGTGGCGGACCTGACGCTGCCGGAAATGGCCTATCTGGCCATCCTGCCCAAGGGCCCCGCCAATTACCGCCCGGAAAGCCCGACCGGCCATGAACGCGCGCTGGACCGGCGCAACTGGGCGCTGGGCGAGATGCAGAATAATGGCTGGATCACCGCAGTGCAGCGCGACGCCGCCCGCGCCGCGCCGCTGGGCACCGTCGCATCGCGCGGGACCAGTTTCGAGGATCGCACGGGCGGCTATTATATGGAGGAGATCCGCCGCCGCCTGATCCAGCAATTCGGCGAGAAGGCGGAGGACGGCCCCAACAGCGTCTATGCGGGCGGCTTGTGGGTCCGCAGTCCTTATGATCCGGTGATCCAGGAAAGCACGACGACAGCGCTGCGCAACGGGCTGTTGCGCTTCGACGCGGGCAAGGGCTGGTCCGGGCCGGTGGGCGAGATCAAGGTCGAGAATGGCTGGGAACGCGAACTCGCGGCCAGCTATATTGGCGTGGATTATGAAGGCTGGCGCGTCGCGGTCGTCATCAGCCGCTCCGCTTCGTCCGCCCAGATCGGTTTCGCCGACGGCACGACCGGCACTCTGCCCGCTGGCATGGCGCAGCTTCCCTATCGCAAGTCGGGCGGTCCGGCCTTTTCCGCGATGAAGCCCGGCGACCTCATCGTCGTGGCGCGCAACGGGTCGGACTGGGCGTTGCGCAACGTGCCCGAAGTGTCGGGCGGCATGGTGGTCGAGGAAGTCCGTTCCGGCCGCATCCGCGCCTTGCAGGGCGGGTTCGATTCCCGCCTTTCCTCCTATAACCGCGCGACGCAGGCGATGCGGCAGCCGGGGTCGACCATCAAGCCCTTCGTCTATGCCGCCGCGCTCGACGGCGGCATGACGCCTGCCTCGATCATCGTGGATGGCCCCTTGTGCGTCTATCAGGGCGCGGGGCTGGGGCAGAAATGCTTCCGCAACTTCTCGGGCGGCAGCGCCGGGCCGCAGACGATGCGCTGGGGCGTCGAGCAGTCGCGCAACCTGATGACCGTGCGCGCCGCCAGCCAGACCGGCATGGACCGCGTCGTCCGCACCATCAAGGCGATGGGGATCGGCGACTATCAGCCTTATCTTTCCTTCGCGCTGGGCGCGGGCGAAACCACGGTCGAGCGGATGGTGAACGCCTATGCGATGCTCGCCAATCATGGCCGGCAACTCGCGCCCAAGGTCATGGACTATGTGCAGGACCGGCGCGGCAAGGTGATCTGGCCGGTGCGCTGGCGGCCTTGCGACGGGTGCAACATGCCCGGTTGGGACGGCAAGCCGATGCCGCGCTTCGGCTTTGAAGGGAAGCAGGTCATGAACCCCATGACCGCCTATCAGGTCGTGCATATCGCCGAGGGCGTGATCCAGCGCGGCACCGCCACGGTCCTGCGCGACCTGAACAGGCCCCTGTTCGGCAAGACGGGCACCACCAACGGGCCGACGAACGTGTGGTTCGTGGGCGGGTCGCCGGACCTGGTCGCGGGCGTCTATCTGGGTTACGACCAGCCGCGCAGCCTGGGCGGCTGGGCGCAGGGCGGGCGTGTCGCCGCGCCGATCTGGAAGGCCGCGATGGCCCCGATATTGGAGAAGATGCCCAAGACGCCGTTCGTCGCGCCCGCGGGCGTCCGCATGGTCACAATCGACCGCCGTTCGGGCAAGCGCATCTACGGCGCATGGCCGACCGACGATCCCAAGGCGTCGGTGATCTGGGAAGCGTTCAAGCCCGAATCCGAACCGCGCCGCTCGATCCGCAAGGAGGAGGTGGAAGCGCAGGACAAGGCGGCGGCGGCAGGCGCGGCATCGGGTGCGCGCCGCCAGCGCACGGATGCCGACTTCCTGTCGGATCAGGGCGGGATTTATTGAGGGATCGGAGTGGGGAGTGGACGCCGTTCGCCCTGAGCGAAGTCGAAGGGTCCTGCCGACCGTAGGAAGGCCACTTCGCTCCGCTTAATGGAGGGCCTTCGACTTCGCTCAGCCCGAAGGGACGAGTGAGTGTCCAACAATTGCCCGAAACCCGCCCCCCTTAAAGACAGGCTTCCAGGAACGGCTGGTCGAACCCGAATTGCCGCGCCTTGTCCAGCGTATAGGGACGCAGGCCCATGGAGCGATATTCGCCCACGATCTTCCCGCTGTCGTCCTCGTCATGATATTCGAACTTGAACAGTTCCTGCGTGACGATGACGTCGCCTTCCATGCCGATCACCTCGGTCACGTTGGTGACGCGGCGCGAACCGTCGCGCAGGCGCTTCACCTGCACGATCAGGTCGACCGAATCGGCGATCTGCTTGGAAATGGCTTCCTTCGGGATCTTGATGTCGCCCATCAGGATCATGTTCTCCATGCGGCCCAGGCACTCGCGCGGGCTGTTGGAGTGGAGCGTACACATGGAGCCGTCATGGCCCGTGTTCATCGCGGCCAGCAGGTCGAAACATTCCGCGCCGCGGATTTCGCCCAGAATGATGCGGTCCGGCCGCATGCGCAGGGCGTTCTTGACGAGATCGCCGATGCTGATCGCGCCCTGCCCTTCCAGATTGGGCGGACGGGTTTCCAGCGGCAACCAGTGCGGCTGCTGCAAGCGCAATTCCGCCGCGTCCTCGATGGTCAGCACGCGCTCGCCCGGATCGATCATCTTCGACAGGGCGTTGAGCATCGTCGTCTTGCCCGAACCGGTGCCGCCCGAAATCACGATGTTGAACCGGCACGCCCCCGCGATCTTGAGCGCGGTCGCCATCTTGGGACTCATCGCCCCCCATTGGGCGAGCATGTCGATGGTGATCGGCTTGGCGGAGAATTTACGGATCGAGATGGCCGTGCCGCGCAGCGAGAGCGGCGGCACGATCACGTTGACGCGCGACCCGTCAGGCAGGCGGGCGTCGGCCAGCGGCGTGGTCTGGTCGACGCGGCGGCCGACCTTGTTGACGATGCGCTGCGCGATCTGGAACAGATGCTCTTCGTCGCGGAACTTGATCGGCGCGATCTGGAGCTTGCCCTTCTTTTCGATATAGGTCTGGTCGGGGCCGTTCACCATGATGTCGCTGACATCGGGATCGGCCAGCAACTCTTCCAGCGGTCCCAGGCCCAGCAGTTCGTCCACCAGCACCTTTTCCAGCGCGAACT
This genomic window from Sphingobium cloacae contains:
- a CDS encoding N-acetylmuramoyl-L-alanine amidase, which codes for MIFGWTANAAALHKRRMLQSLALASAILAPTPGFAGGISAVDVQGDRVVVRFDDRVEGASAFLLDGPRRLALDISGAQAGRGQSFAGGHAAVAAVRQGQLNEATARVVLDLTMPATLDDPRISPDGKSLSFSLQGLSDSAFRTAMGRGRVQFGAPANMSARPRQRIHSITVPIPPAARGVALPPIEGSRDGSRPLVVIDAGHGGHDPGAINPQTGKREKDVTLAIAQAIRDELVKAGRVRVALTRDDDRFLVLQERYGIARKLNADLFISVHADSAENDTARGATVYTLSETASDREAARLAARENKADIINGVNLGGQSSDVSSILIDLTQRESMNISSNFARLLQREASPYVPFRSAYHRFASLMVLKAPDTPSVLFETGYISNAEDSAFLSSKDGQSRIAKGVARAIEVHFARKLALRGSGTGG
- a CDS encoding penicillin-binding protein 1A, encoding MEEARPENAAPSSFAYRLRREAGGARDRFSRIWRPLWGRRLFRWGAILLGGFLLAIFLFWLIFARGLPDAATLLEYEPPLPTIVRDINGQPVHSYARERRVQLQYSDYPPLLIRAYLAAEDKTFFEHHGVDIPGFAGAVIDYASKLGSGQRARGGSTITQQVAKNLLIGDEYSPTRKVKEMILAYRMENVLSKQQILELYLNQIFLGRNAYGVQAASRAYFDKDVADLTLPEMAYLAILPKGPANYRPESPTGHERALDRRNWALGEMQNNGWITAVQRDAARAAPLGTVASRGTSFEDRTGGYYMEEIRRRLIQQFGEKAEDGPNSVYAGGLWVRSPYDPVIQESTTTALRNGLLRFDAGKGWSGPVGEIKVENGWERELAASYIGVDYEGWRVAVVISRSASSAQIGFADGTTGTLPAGMAQLPYRKSGGPAFSAMKPGDLIVVARNGSDWALRNVPEVSGGMVVEEVRSGRIRALQGGFDSRLSSYNRATQAMRQPGSTIKPFVYAAALDGGMTPASIIVDGPLCVYQGAGLGQKCFRNFSGGSAGPQTMRWGVEQSRNLMTVRAASQTGMDRVVRTIKAMGIGDYQPYLSFALGAGETTVERMVNAYAMLANHGRQLAPKVMDYVQDRRGKVIWPVRWRPCDGCNMPGWDGKPMPRFGFEGKQVMNPMTAYQVVHIAEGVIQRGTATVLRDLNRPLFGKTGTTNGPTNVWFVGGSPDLVAGVYLGYDQPRSLGGWAQGGRVAAPIWKAAMAPILEKMPKTPFVAPAGVRMVTIDRRSGKRIYGAWPTDDPKASVIWEAFKPESEPRRSIRKEEVEAQDKAAAAGAASGARRQRTDADFLSDQGGIY
- a CDS encoding CpaF family protein codes for the protein MSAFGRKNGPAGIKPGFGVARPMHAPAREEARGGDQFPPLEAAALPGESPIDPLSAPTSQMQRNADAMQRLADRANLEHAPDAGPTGFEASVHKIKEQVLPRLLERVDPEAAATLTKDELAEEFRPIIMEVLAELKLTLNRREQFALEKVLVDELLGLGPLEELLADPDVSDIMVNGPDQTYIEKKGKLQIAPIKFRDEEHLFQIAQRIVNKVGRRVDQTTPLADARLPDGSRVNVIVPPLSLRGTAISIRKFSAKPITIDMLAQWGAMSPKMATALKIAGACRFNIVISGGTGSGKTTMLNALSKMIDPGERVLTIEDAAELRLQQPHWLPLETRPPNLEGQGAISIGDLVKNALRMRPDRIILGEIRGAECFDLLAAMNTGHDGSMCTLHSNSPRECLGRMENMILMGDIKIPKEAISKQIADSVDLIVQVKRLRDGSRRVTNVTEVIGMEGDVIVTQELFKFEYHDEDDSGKIVGEYRSMGLRPYTLDKARQFGFDQPFLEACL